From the genome of Oscillatoria sp. FACHB-1406, one region includes:
- a CDS encoding MogA/MoaB family molybdenum cofactor biosynthesis protein, with the protein MSDNSIPHPDEPNRTVGCAIITVSDTRTLETDRSGRILQTLLLEAQHRVVAREIIPDEPARIQELFVQWCKRDEVEVLIFNGGTGIAPRDTTYDAIATLLEKTLPGFGELFRFLSYQEIGSRAIASRAIAGTYRNKPIFSLPGSTAAVTLAMKRLILPELVHLVGQLNPPTRDD; encoded by the coding sequence ATGAGCGATAACTCAATTCCCCATCCTGACGAACCGAATCGTACTGTAGGTTGTGCCATCATTACGGTTAGCGATACGCGCACCTTGGAAACCGATCGCAGCGGGCGCATTCTCCAAACTTTACTGCTAGAGGCGCAGCATCGCGTTGTGGCTCGAGAAATTATTCCCGACGAACCGGCTCGCATTCAAGAACTATTCGTTCAGTGGTGCAAGCGTGACGAGGTTGAAGTTCTAATTTTTAATGGCGGAACGGGCATTGCGCCGCGCGATACGACTTACGATGCGATCGCGACTCTTCTTGAAAAAACTTTACCGGGGTTTGGCGAACTGTTCCGCTTTCTGAGCTATCAAGAAATTGGTTCCCGCGCGATCGCTTCGCGCGCGATCGCGGGGACGTATCGCAATAAGCCGATCTTCTCCCTTCCCGGCTCTACAGCAGCCGTTACCTTGGCGATGAAGCGCCTAATTTTGCCCGAACTGGTTCATTTAGTCGGTCAACTCAATCCTCCCACAAGGGACGACTGA
- a CDS encoding FHA domain-containing protein, with protein sequence MITLTLLHPLQAVPVQSWTFDPNSTIGIGRSTDNEVILYSAVVSRHHVEIRQRDAQWEIVNLGANGTYLDGKRINKATITDGMIVRLASSGPQIQIRLGRGLNGDGVEIASNVPMGTLSDNDPSKDTIITE encoded by the coding sequence GTGATTACTCTGACTCTGCTGCATCCACTTCAGGCTGTGCCAGTTCAAAGTTGGACCTTCGATCCGAACTCCACAATCGGGATAGGACGCTCGACGGACAACGAAGTTATACTTTACAGTGCTGTAGTTTCCCGCCATCATGTTGAAATCCGACAGCGAGATGCTCAATGGGAAATTGTTAACTTAGGAGCGAATGGAACTTACCTTGATGGCAAGCGTATTAATAAAGCAACCATAACCGATGGCATGATCGTGCGCTTAGCCAGTTCCGGCCCTCAAATTCAAATTCGACTCGGGCGCGGACTCAATGGTGACGGCGTGGAAATTGCCAGCAATGTACCGATGGGTACGCTATCGGACAACGATCCCTCTAAGGACACGATAATTACTGAGTAA
- a CDS encoding phosphoribosylanthranilate isomerase, producing the protein MRVKICGITRADQGCAIARLGATALGFICVPSSPRYIPLDALQEVTRALPTRVDRIGVFADASIAEICHAVARSGLTGVQLHGKESPDFCRKLRQALPDIEAIKALKIKTSESLALAEAYRDCTDGLLLDAYHPQQLGGTGQTLDWDAIATFNSPLPWFLAGGLNPDNITEALEQLKPNGIDLSSGVERSPGDKDLTRVAKLFERLRAIKTIE; encoded by the coding sequence ATGCGAGTTAAAATTTGCGGAATTACCCGTGCCGACCAAGGTTGTGCGATCGCGCGACTGGGAGCCACAGCCCTCGGTTTTATTTGCGTTCCTTCTTCTCCCCGCTATATTCCCCTAGATGCGCTGCAAGAAGTGACGCGCGCCCTCCCCACTCGCGTCGATCGCATTGGAGTATTTGCGGATGCGTCGATTGCTGAGATTTGTCACGCTGTCGCCCGCTCTGGGTTGACAGGCGTGCAGTTACATGGTAAGGAATCGCCCGATTTCTGTCGGAAACTGCGCCAAGCTCTGCCCGATATTGAAGCAATTAAAGCCTTAAAAATTAAAACGTCGGAATCCCTAGCCCTAGCAGAAGCATATCGCGATTGCACCGATGGTCTTCTGCTGGATGCTTACCATCCCCAACAGTTGGGCGGAACCGGACAAACGCTCGATTGGGATGCGATCGCAACTTTTAATTCCCCCCTGCCTTGGTTCCTAGCGGGGGGGCTGAACCCCGATAACATTACCGAAGCCTTAGAGCAACTCAAACCGAACGGGATCGACCTTTCTAGTGGCGTGGAGCGATCGCCGGGAGATAAAGATTTAACGCGAGTCGCGAAACTATTCGAGCGCTTGAGAGCAATAAAGACCATTGAATAA
- a CDS encoding ROK family protein: MHVCTPSTTQRRSDRRAATREPLILVFDFGGTKHAAALLKPGQRHWQEYRRVLAPPGADAKTDLEIARSLGRELLQGRTPLAIGVSFGGPVNAATGEVRLSHHVPGWENIPLSRILEDEFGAPAAVDNDANVAALGEYRFGAGRGYNSLFYITVSTGVGGGWILNGKLWQGTEGMAGEIGHTVVEPNGPQCLCGKRGCVERLASGPYMAGDVRSQLLEQPERGEVLRTLVGGKLDAITGQTVSLAAEAGDEVARAAIAKAGWALGTGIGNVANLINPQLFVLGGGVTKAGEQFWQVVRQTAETTALPEVHFQVIPAELGDEAPLWGAVALAEDLLALSYASAS, from the coding sequence ATGCACGTTTGCACGCCATCTACCACCCAGCGCCGTTCCGACCGGCGCGCCGCAACTCGCGAACCCCTCATCTTAGTCTTTGACTTCGGGGGAACCAAACACGCCGCAGCCTTATTAAAACCCGGTCAGCGCCACTGGCAGGAGTATCGGCGCGTATTAGCACCGCCAGGAGCGGATGCAAAAACAGATTTAGAAATCGCGCGTTCTCTGGGGCGCGAACTCCTACAAGGTCGCACGCCGCTTGCAATCGGTGTTAGTTTTGGCGGTCCAGTCAACGCCGCAACGGGAGAGGTACGCCTTTCACATCACGTCCCCGGCTGGGAAAATATTCCCCTCAGTCGCATTCTCGAAGACGAATTCGGTGCGCCCGCAGCCGTCGATAACGATGCGAATGTCGCCGCACTGGGCGAATATCGCTTTGGGGCGGGGCGAGGATACAATAGCCTATTTTATATCACCGTCAGCACGGGAGTTGGCGGCGGCTGGATTTTGAATGGCAAACTCTGGCAAGGAACTGAGGGAATGGCTGGAGAAATCGGCCATACGGTCGTCGAACCGAACGGGCCGCAGTGTTTGTGTGGAAAACGCGGCTGCGTGGAGCGTTTGGCTTCCGGACCGTATATGGCGGGCGATGTGAGATCGCAACTCCTCGAACAGCCAGAACGCGGCGAGGTTCTACGCACGTTAGTGGGCGGGAAACTGGACGCAATTACAGGTCAAACGGTAAGTTTGGCAGCGGAGGCGGGCGACGAAGTGGCTCGGGCGGCGATCGCGAAAGCGGGTTGGGCGTTAGGAACGGGTATCGGCAACGTTGCTAATTTAATTAATCCCCAATTATTTGTCCTCGGTGGCGGCGTAACTAAAGCTGGCGAACAATTTTGGCAAGTGGTGCGTCAAACTGCCGAAACAACAGCTTTGCCTGAAGTTCATTTCCAAGTTATTCCTGCCGAACTGGGCGATGAAGCGCCTTTGTGGGGGGCGGTGGCGCTAGCAGAAGATTTGTTAGCACTGAGTTATGCTTCGGCTTCGTAA
- the acpP gene encoding acyl carrier protein, with translation MTNTEIFDKVQSIVAEQLEVEPSKVTPEATFAGDLGADSLDTVELVMAFEEAFGVEIADEDAEQIDTVQKAVDYIASQK, from the coding sequence ATGACCAATACAGAAATTTTTGATAAAGTTCAAAGCATTGTTGCCGAACAACTAGAAGTTGAACCGTCGAAAGTTACACCGGAAGCGACCTTCGCCGGAGATCTAGGGGCGGATTCCCTCGATACGGTGGAATTGGTGATGGCTTTTGAAGAAGCATTTGGTGTCGAAATTGCCGACGAAGACGCAGAGCAAATCGATACGGTTCAAAAAGCTGTGGATTATATTGCATCGCAGAAATAG